Genomic window (Clarias gariepinus isolate MV-2021 ecotype Netherlands chromosome 4, CGAR_prim_01v2, whole genome shotgun sequence):
ACTACACAACCACCTACTGCTGAGCGTGGACTGATCCTACCACTTCAGTTTACTTGCCTCTTTTTGACTTTGCAGCTAAACTTGATTGGAACTCAAAGAAATGGCACTTTATACCTTCATCATGTTTATTAGCTGGTCTGCAGTGCTGTATGaaggtaaaaatatatatttttaaaaatcttatttttctaAAGTTTTTAACTTGGGTGTGTAAGatacattttattgtaaaattagTTTATTGGCAGATAAAACATTACAACTCTCTCTAATGGTGACAGTTAAAACTGACATTTATGGCATGATTCAGTATTGCTGCAGGTTTGTCAAATACAGCAGATTATTGCATTTAAGCCAGCTATAGTTTGGGTAACAAGTTTTCACCTAGATTATATGACAAGGTTAGAGTTTTCTCTcgatatactgtaaaataaacatttaaacttttaagTAATTGAATTCCAACAGTGACAAAGTCAGACATAGACAATTCCCCAACCATTAATTAACTAACTCCATGattattttagaaaacataCCTTAAACAGCCAGATGtcataaataatgtaataaatcaaaCCTAACACATGGTTCTTAAGGTTTTTACAGTGCTGGGCATTGGATGAGTTTGGTGTGTTGTAGTATTTAGTGTTTGAGTAAGAATAACtacttaatgtactgtattcttCTAGGATTTGGATTGCCTGTGATAAACCAGTCTGCTGGAAATGTCCCAAATGGACAACGCACCAAACGATGCGCTTGCGTTAACCAGGTGGATTCTGAATGTCATTACTTCTGCCATCTGGACATCATCTGGGTGAACACGCCAAGGTTAGCACACCAAGTACATGCCTTCAGTTTTGTTATGTGAATTTTCAAAATTTACCATATGGTTTGTTAATTTGTAGCTTACATCAAGCTTAGGGTTTCTATCTTTCCGACAAGGTGCCTTCAAATTGacttttgtttaaaagttttgaACAACAAATCCATTTTCATCATACTTatatcaaataaattaaattgaattatgcaGAGGGTGAGACAAATAtgggagaaaataaaaactcaatcAAGTATAAAGAAAACTATAGAAAaggcatatacagtagttggcATATGATTGCAGACAatctaaaaatatttcacttatttAGAGTCCATTAACTATGCTAGATATCTGTTAATGAGTTCAAATTTGGAGTACAAGACTGCTTTAAAGTAGAATtaagtttggacacaaggttggatttgtttttataaCTTCTAAAATGATAATAGAGATTTCCAAACTATGACATAGCACATATGgcattaagtaattaagtaacaacaaaatGTTACAATATTTACCATATGGTACCATATTTTAAggcatgaaggtcagctgttccggaatagttcttgcaaaaataGTATTCTCAAGTGCATTTGCAGTGGTAACTGGTACATTTTACCCTGGCATCCATAACAGAATctataatcattttattatcaTCATATCATTTTGCCAGAGCAGCATATCAGTTAAATTCATTTAGACATAAACCCAATTATTTTAGGTATAACAATAAAGTGTGTTGTGAGCTGACAGGCTCTCCTTTAAATAACTAATAACGGGCAGTTGTTTTCTTTACCGTCTACAGTAAGACTACTGTATATGGGTTGGGGAGTCCACTGGCCCGACGTCGCAGATCTACACACCGTTGTTTCTGTGCCAATCCTGCTGACCAAACCTGTAACATCTTCTGTATCAACAGGTGAAACAAATacacatacaaaaaacacacacacaaacggttTTGCATAAGAAAACATAGCCAATCAACTAAAGAAGTAAACATGGATAAAGCCTGAAGATTGACATTAAATACAATCTGCATGGTATAGATAAGCCTTTCTTGTGACCTTTCTTTAACCATATATTAATCAGCAATAACTTAAATATCATTGTTTAAGTAATAGCATAGGTTCTCAACAAAAATAGTATAATAAGTGGAATAATGAAAATACTACACAATACTGTGTGAACCCCCTTTTGCTTTGAATATACTTGTGGCATCTTTTTGATAAGCTTATGCGATGTCAcaacttttatttctattttgagTCTCAACAGAAAAAATCTGGACGCATccgaccacatgacctttttgtaATGCTCCAGAGTccttatgctccctagcaacctgcaaacttttttttgtttcgattagcctcactgataagtggttttcttaagactacacagctgtttagttccagaCCCTTAAGTTCTCTTTGCATTGATGgaggaaatgctcttactttcattattaaacagtttaaacGTTTTGATTTTActaagcgtttaagtgatctcccttCACATCCATTCAGGATTGTCCGACCACATTTTGCCTCAAAGATGAGggttcaccactatccttccagattttaataatgttttatagttcttaacccaattttagtggtatcagcaatctccttaactgttttcttttcttaatgCAAATCACaagatatgtcttctgacatggttccTAAAGAAAGAACTTTGTGATTAAATAACTAGTTGAACTatattaataaagaataattaataaatattaataaagaaataattatccaatggaaggctctaaactatttagttagttaaatccaggtggttaCTTTTTAGGCCGAGCAGTATATTACTTTAAGAAGTTGATATAGGTGTCAGAGTTCCCCCAAATGCATTCCAGTGATTATATAAATTAGCTACTGCCAAGCTCTGTCCCACCAGAGAACAAGAGTGCTGGGTAGAGCTAAGCAATAAGCCAGGCAAGGGTTTGTCCTTATCAATTTTAAAAAGGgacattttttgcatttatttgtaCTTAACACACACTGGAGTTCCATCCAAAtttcaaaaaattataaaaaaaaaaataattttgcaaaataggtcccctttaaactttctcatgtgatatttttttattatgcacatTTTTTAGACACAATTTCATTTGACATTTCAGAACTAttttgttcattcttttgtttttttgtttgatccTAATCATGGTTCATTATCACTTCAGCTCAAAGAACACTGGTGTCCTGCTGAGGAGTTTTTCTGAGCCACTGCAGGAAAAATCGGAGCTTCCTTCAGACCTCCATGTTGCCTTGGAGAACCCAACCAGTGCTGATGTAGGAATAGAGGTCACTAAAGGGTCTATGAATAATGACCCTGTTGAGTTTCTGACATTGCTCAGGTTAGTCTACAggtaaaattattcatttttgttgATGTAATGTTGACACTTTAGTCTCATCTCAGGTTATTTCGATATATTtagaacatatttttttatattcacagGAACCTGTTCAGAGCTAAATCCATGGCCACAAAGATGGATGCTAGTGCCAGGCAAAAAAGCTTGAGAGCCAATAAACCAGTCTCCAGGTAGAGCTTTTTTGAAGACGGTAGTGAGGAGAATGAGCACCTGAACAAAACAAACCCTGTGGAATGTGGGGTAAAAGCACGAAGACGAAGTCAGATGCAGAAGGCCAGACCAGTAAGAATGCAAAAGACTAGAAATAGTAAAGCAGTGGTGGAGACAATAAGGACAAGCCGTAAGTTATGAACAGTATAAAGATCTAAATACAAAAGACTGGATAGGCAAGGAATAAGGGAGGTCAGTGTGTCTAAAAAGCCTAAAAGAAGCTGAATATTGAGGTTGTGCTCAGCTAATGGTATGGAATTTGGTTCCTTATCTATTGTCCTGTAATTTTAATCTAAATATTTTTCCACTGGTTAAGATTTTccagttagaaaaaaaatatataggaaaTTTTCTATTACCTGCAATGCAATGAGAAGCTGAAGAAGGGAATACATGTgcctacatttatttaaaacatctaAATCACAACACTAAATATGGCCTGGCAATGTCTTATAATGACTTTATAGCATATTTGTTTTTTGATCATCCTATTaagaacctgttttttttttgtcaacaacTTATCAGAGATctgcgtttaaaaaaaaaaaaatcttttttagctctaatgtactgtataatgtaggATTATTGATTGTAGAC
Coding sequences:
- the LOC128520702 gene encoding endothelin-2 isoform X2 → MALYTFIMFISWSAVLYEGFGLPVINQSAGNVPNGQRTKRCACVNQVDSECHYFCHLDIIWVNTPSKTTVYGLGSPLARRRRSTHRCFCANPADQTCNIFCINSSKNTGVLLRSFSEPLQEKSELPSDLHVALENPTSADVGIEVTKGSMNNDPVEFLTLLRNLFRAKSMATKMDASARQKSLRANKPVSR
- the LOC128520702 gene encoding endothelin-3 isoform X1, with the translated sequence MALYTFIMFISWSAVLYEGFGLPVINQSAGNVPNGQRTKRCACVNQVDSECHYFCHLDIIWVNTPSKTTVYGLGSPLARRRRSTHRCFCANPADQTCNIFCINSSKNTGVLLRSFSEPLQEKSELPSDLHVALENPTSADVGIEVTKGSMNNDPVEFLTLLRLVYRNLFRAKSMATKMDASARQKSLRANKPVSR